ACTTTCAGGTCTCATCAGTCAGTGGGCCGGTCTCGACGTGTTCGAGTATCATCCCGGAGAAGGCGGCCTCAGCAATCTGTCCGGTGGTTCGCTGGAGGTCGGAACCTATGTCACCGACCGACTGTTTATCCGCGTCGTGCAACCGGTGGAACAAACGCAAACCGGTCAGGAGGTTTCCGTCGAGTACCGTCTGCTCGACTGGTTGAAGCTGCGCGCTCAGCAAAACGGAAGCACCGGCTCGGCGTTCGATCTGCTGATGCAAATAGACTGGAGATAGATGCGTTCTCTTATCGCCCTACTGTTGCTCCTGTCCGCCGCAACTCTCCGCGCCGCCGAGCCGATCGTCGTCACCGCCATCGAAACCACCGGGAACGTTCGCACCCACGAATGGGTTCTTGAGCGCGAATTGTTCTTCGACGTGGGCGATACGATTTCCGCGACCGGTCTGACCCAGGCTGAAAAGCGACTTCGCAATTACCTCTTCCTGAACTCGGCTCGTGTGCACTCCGACACTCTGGGTCGGGTATCGGTGGACGTGAACGAAGCGTGGCCGATCTTTCCGCTTCTCAGCGTAGCCTTCACCGAGGGAACGTTTTCGGAAGTCGTTAAAGATCCCGCCACGTTTTTCGACAAGACAAGCGTGTTCGCGGGAGCCGGTCATCTGAACTACCGGGGGACGGGCAGTCAGTTTCTGGCCTACGGTCAGTTCGGAGCATCGGAGGGATTCGCGTTTGTTTACAAAACTCGCTGGTTGGCTCCGCATTTGCCGCTGGCCGTGCGCGCTGGACTCGAAAACTTGCGTCTCTTAGATCGTCAATGGGCCGTGAAAGACACCACAACCTATCTCCGCTCGATCCTCTATGAGCTCGACGTGTCCCGCCGGGCGGGAGCTTCGTTCCGTCCGGGTTTCCTGACCGCCTATCAAAGAGTGGATAAGGAACTGCCCTCCCCCGGCGAACGCGCCACAGCCCAGACGGTGTGGCTGACTCCCTACGTGGTGCTCGACCATCGGGACCTGGAATGGTATCCGTCGCGCGGTTCATATGCGCGGCTCACCGTGAACGCGGTAACGGGCGACGAGCGATTCATGCGTTCCCAATATGATCTGCGCGGCTATTTGCCGCTTCAAAGTGGAAAACGTCCGCCGGTTCTCGCGCTGCGCTTCCATGCCGCGACCGCCACCTCGAGTACGCCGGGCTGGGCGGGATACTACACCGGTTTCGCCACGGTGCTCCGCGGCTATACGGGCGTGAAGAGTCTCTCGAAAGACTATCTGAAAGGTGACGCCGAGCTGCGATTTCCGTTGACCCGCGAGTCCACCTACGACGTACGTTTCCTGGGCCGTTATGGTCAGCACTGGCCGTTCGGAATCTACGGAATGTTGTTTGTTCAAAGGGTCGAACTTCAATACGAAGGAACTCGCGACGAACGGGCGGCGGCGGGCGGCGGACTCTACTTCCGTGTGCCTTACGTTCAGATCATCGAAGCAACGGCGGCCGTGAATCGCGACGGCAAGTTTGAGGTAGCGCTCGCCACCGGTGTCAATTTCTGACCAGCGGGATGTTCATGTACTCTACGTTGCGAAAGATTCTCTTCCTCCGAGATCCCGAGTCGGCGCATGAATCGGCATTGCGCTCGCTCACGCTGCTTCAGTCATGCCCGACCGGCCGCGCGATATTGCGACGCACGGCGGGAAACGTTCCCGACGCGCCGTGCGAGCTCATGGGCTTGCGCTTTCGTCATCGAATCGGTCTGGCCGCCGGCTTCGACAAGGACGCTCGCTGCGTGCTTGCGCTCCAGGAGTTGGGATTCGCCTTCGTCGAGGTGGGCACGGTCACTCCCCGACCGCAACCGGGCAATCCGCGGCCGCGGCTGTGGCGCTTCCCCGAAGCGGAAGCGCTGGTCAACGCGATGGGATTCCCGGGCGAAGGAATGGAACGGGTGGGCGTGAGACTTCGACGGCTCCGCGAGAGCGGAAAGCTGCGAATTCCCATCGGTATCAATCTGGGCAAGAACGCCGACACGCCGCCGGAAGAAATCACCAGCGACTACCTGAAGGTGTTCCGTCACCTCGACGAACTGGGCGATTACTTCGTGGTGAACGTGTCGTCTCCCAACACCGCCGGTCTCCGCGATCTTCAAGCCGTCGAGCGCTTGCGGCCGCTGCTCGAGGCGCTGACCGAGATGAACGCCTGGCGACTCAAGAAGCCGCTGCTCGTCAAGATCGCTCCCGATCTGGCCGACGATGACGCGGCCGCCGTCGGCAGACTCGTCCGCGATCTGAAACTCGCCGGTATCGTGGCCGGCAACACGACGATCCGGCGCGATCTCGTTTCGCGTGCTGCATCGTTGGATCGCGGCGGACTTTCCGGGGCACCGCAATTCCCGCGAACGCTGCAGGTACTCGCAATTCTGCGGGGGCAATTGACCGACCGTCAGGTTCTGATCGCGGCCGGGGGCATATCCGCTGCCGAACGCGTTCAACAATGTTTGCGGCTGGGCGCGAATCTTGTCCAGGTCTATACTCCCTTCATCTATCTCGGCCCGCGCTGCGTAAGCAAACTGCTCGCATAGATCACTGTCTTTCTCGACACGACACGAAGGCCGGATCGAATGACCCGGCCTTTGTGTTTTCGTATCTGACGCGAATCAGATTTTTCCGGTTTTTGCGAGCAACACCTCGAATTCGCCCACCAGTTCCGAGAATTTCTGCATGGTGGCTTCCACGGGCGCGGGGGAAGTCAAATCCACACCCGCCTTTTGCAGCAGCGCGATCGGGTAATCGGAGGAGCCGCTGGAGAGGAAGCCGATGAACTTGGCCGTCGCTCCTTTCTCCCCTTTCTGCACTTTCTGCAGCAGCGCTTGTGAAGCGCACATCGCCGTCGCGTACTTGTAGACGTAGTAGTTGCGGTAAAAGTGCGGAATGCGCGACCACGTGTACTCGTAAGCCTCGTCATACGCCACCGCATCGCCGTAGTAGTCGTGCACGGTTTCGATGTACATCTGGCCGAGCCGCTCGGCGGTGAGGGGTTCGCCGGCCTCGACGGCGCGGTGCATCTTGAGCTCGAAATCGGCAAACATCGTCTGCACGATCACGGTGCCGCGGATGTTGTCAATGTACTGATTGACGAGCGCAAGTTTCTTCTGGGGATCCTTCTCTTTTTTGAGAAGATGATCCATCAGCATTCCCTCGTTGAACGTGGATGCCACCTCGGCCGAGAAGAGCGGATAGTCCGCATAGATGTAGGGTTGATGCTTGTGACTCAGCCACGTGTGCATGCAATGGCCGATCTCGTGCGTCGTCGTGAACATGTCGTCCATGGTGTCGTTGTAGTTGAGGAGCATGTACGGGTGGCTGAGATAGCTGCCCGTGGAATAGGCCCCCGCCTGCTTGCCCTTGTTCTCATAGACGTCCACCCAGCCGCCCTTGAAACCGGCGGTCATCGGATCCACATACTCCTTGCCCATCGCGGTCAACGATTTGGTGATGGTGGCCACCGCTTCGTCATACGGGACTTTGGTATCCAGGTCGGGAATGATAACGGCCGACATGTCGTAAAGATGAAGCGTATCCAATCCGAGGGCGCGTCGTCGCAGGTCGCAGTATCTTTGCAGTACGCGGGCGTGCCGCTTGACCGTGGCAATCAGGTTGAGATAGACCGTTGTATCCACGTTGTCGCCGTCGAGGGAAGCATGGAGAGAAGAATTGTAGCCGCGCGCTCGGGAATAAAATACATCTCCCGCCATATTACCGCTCATCAGGGCGGCCGACGTATTCTTGAACTTCCCGTAGGTTTCGAGCATCCCCAGCGCGGCGCTCCGGCGAACGTCCTTGTTTGAGCTCATCAGCAGCGAGGACATGCGGCCTTCCGAGAGTTCCACGTCGTTGCCGTTTTCGTCCTTAATGGTCGGGAACTGCAAATCGGTGTTGCAGAGGGACGTGTGAGCCGAATACGGACTCCGCGAGACGTTGGCCGACATCGCCAGAATCCGCTCTTCGGCCGGACTCAACGTGTACTTCCGCGTGCGGAGCGCGTCGTCAATGTAATGCGTATAGACTTTGAGTTCGGGTGTCTGCCGATACCACTCCGCGAATTTCGCATCGGGAATGGAAACGAGCTCGGGCGTGAACCACGACACGGCTTCGCCGAACTGCGCGAGCAAGACCTGCATTCGCTCCTGATATCCGGCGTACTTCTGATTCCGGGTGTCCTGATCGTAAGCCATGCTGGCATAAACGAAAGCGTTTTCCAAATCCTGAAGAACTTTTTCATAGTCGCGGAAGAAGGCGAGGAGCTCGCCGGGGGACGCGCTGATCTTGCCCTCGAAGTTCTTCAGCTTGGGAATGGACGAATCGAGTCGGTCGGCCGCGGCTTCCCAATCCGCGTCGGACTTGTACATGGCGGTGAGATCCCATTTGTAGTTGTCGGAGATCTCGCTTCGCTCTTTGACGGCTCCGGTTTGGGCAATGGCCACGGTGCCCGAGCCGAACAACATCGCGGCTAACAGCATCATGGCCGCTACGATGAACAACCTTCTTCCAAGAAGTGTCTGCATGGTTTGTCTCCTGCTCTGTGAACCAAGTGGTGCGAATCTTCGTTGCGTCAGGGACGTAGGGGAACAGGGGTGACGCCACAACTACCTCATGTGAGCCGTAAAGAAGGGAAAAGTTGCACACAGGGTATGAGATTTAATTTCAGGTTACGATGAGACTTAGTCGGCTATTGGGCGACTGCACTTGACAAACCATGGGGGGCGGGCTATATTTCAGGGCAGAAGGGATTCCGTGTCTTCTCACCGAAGGGCGGCACCATGATCCGACAGTGGTCAGGATGTTGGCGACGGGAAGTCTGCGCGGACAATACAACAAACCAGAAATTGAAGGCCTTGCTGCATGGGTTGTGGCAGGGCTCCATTCATTGTTTGCAGGACTAATGATAAAGCTCACAAGACAGACCGCTCTATTTATAGTGCTGCCCATCGTTGTTTCGGTAGCTTCAGCCCAAGAGTGGGAGGAGTACCGATTGACGCGCTCGACTGATTACCGAGGCGTAACCCAGTTGAGCGCCGTGAGTGATTCCCTTGGGAATATCCACATTTATTTTGTAGATGTATTATCCGTGGAAAACCCAACCGAAATCCCGCAATACTACATGCGGGTTTCCCCGTATGGACAGATTCTCACTGACACGATTCGGCCAAGTCCACCTGACTCACGAACCTTCGCTTGCCAGACGTCCGCAGTCGGTGATGGGGCAGGACGCTCATGGGTGGTGTGGTCAGACTGGAACGAGCAGTTTCCTTACAGGCGCGGTCTCTATTTAGCCGAGCGTGGAATCAACGGAGAAGAACTCCTCCCCACAACGCTGTTGGGTTGGGGGAGCGGTAGTGGGCCACCCGATTACCAACTGGATGCAGTCTTGCGTAGCGAAGATGAGACCATTCATATCGTTCGGATGTCTTTTCCTTTTGTATATAATCGTGTCTCAGGTCAAGGTGACACTTTATTGTGGAATGTACCGATTCCATCCGTGCCCTATGGTCAACGGCCGGACGTAGCATTGGCTCCCGATGGAGCGGTGTGGGCATCCATACGCAACAGCGATCTGTCGGGTGGTGGGACGGACGCGGTTTTCCTTCGTTTCAACGAAGATGGAACCCAACAGGACTACTACCCCTTCCCGCGCCTGCCGCACGAACGATGGGAAGCATACGATTTCGTGATTGACAGCCGCCACAATTTTCACTGCCTGATGTATTGCGACACTGTGCAGCTTGCCTACTGCAAGCTGGACTCGTCGTTGCAGCAAGTTGCCTGGAGGGTACTTCGACGCGAACCGTCGGACATCCGCGCGACCTTGGCAACGGATTCCATCGGGAACTGCTTGGTAACATGGAGTCAGAATGCGGGCGCAGCGATCTACTGGGCGTATTTGGATACTTTCGGGGCTTGGTTGGTTCCCCCCTCGACGCTCCGATCAGGAGTCCAATTGGGTGATACGCCGTCTCTCCTCCCTTATCCTGGCGGGCGTTGGGCGATGGTGTGGGGCGTGATTCTGGTGGGCGAGGAATCCCGTGGAGATCTGTTTCTATATACCTATGGCTTCCCGCCAAGTCGCGTGTTCGACGATGATCGCGGCAAACCCGCTGAAACCGCCCTGTCGTATCCGAATCCGTTCAACTCGACGACGACCTTCTTCTTCGCCTTGCCGCGTACTTCTCCGGTGAGGCTGTCCGTATTCAACACGCTCGGGCAGCGCGTACGGCAAGTGAACCTCGGGTGGCTTGACGTGGGAGAACACCGCTACGTGTTCGAGGCGAGCGGGCTGCCATCGGGAGTTTATTTGGCGCGTATCGAAGCGGCAGGAAAGGCGGAGATGAGGAAGATGGTGCTGCTGAGGTGAAAAGCGGAAAGGAGATTCTGGACGCCCGCGCTGTCCTTTTCCGATCGGCAAGTACGTGGATTGGCGCGCGGTGTCCAGAATGACCGGCGGGGGAGTTCCGGGCGGGATTATGTCCCGGCTCGGCGAACCTTCGCGGTTGTCATTCTGAACGAAGTGAAGAATCTCAGCCTACTTGCCGGACTTCGGTTTGTCCGGTCGGAGCAGGGGAGCGGAGATTCTTCGGGCCGCTTCGCAGTTATGGGTGTAGCACAAGAGGAAAAGCGGCCCTCAGAATGACATTTCAGTTGCAGAAGGGATTTTGGGTACAGATCGGTGAGAAGGCCGGATCGAATGATCCGGCCTTCTCGTTTGAGAGATTTAGCGGTCAGATTCGACCGGTTTGTTTGAGGAGTTTCTCCATTTCGTTCACCAGCTCGGCGAACTTCTTCATGGTGGCCTCGACCGGAGCGGGTTTCGTGAGATCCACTCCCGCGTCTTTCAGCAGATCAATCGGATATTTCGAGGAACCCGAGGAAAGGAAGTTGACGAATTTTTCGCGCGCGCCTTTCTCCTTCTTGAGCACTTTCTGCGAGAGCGCCTGCGACGCACAGAACGAAGTGGCATACTTGTACACGTAGAAATTGCGGTAGAAATGCGGAATGCGAATCCACGTGTAGCCGTATTCGTCCTCGATGGCCATGCTGTTGCCATAATAGTCGCGTAACGTTTCCAGATAGAGCGTGGAGAGGTTCTCGGCGGTAAGCGGCTCGCCGGCTTCGGCGGCGCGGTTCATGCGATGCTCGAAATCGGCGAACATCACCTGCGTGATGACCGTGCCGCGAATGTTGTCTATGTACTGGTTGATCAGATAGAGCCGCTTGGCGGGATCCTTCTCTTTTTTGAGGAGATGATCCATGAGCAGCGCTTCATTGAAGGTGGACGCCACCTCGGCCACGAACAACGTGTAGCCCGCATAGACGTAGGGTTGGTACTTGTTGCTGTGCCAGGTGTGCATGGCATGTCCCATCTCGTGGGCCACCATGAACATGTCGTCCATCATGTCGGTGTAGTTCAGGAAGAGATAGGGATGACTCAGGTAGGTTCCCCACGAATAGGCTCCCGAACGTTTGCCGGCGTTCTCGTAGACGTCCACCCAGCCGCTATGGAAGCCGTTGTCCATCGCCGTCACGTAGTCCTTGCCCAGCGGAGTCATCGCTTCGATTAGCGTGGCCACCGCCTTATCGTAGGGAACCTCCATCCGCGTCTCGGGAATCAGCGGAACGTACATATCGTAGCTGTGAATGGTGTCGAGTTTCATCGCCCGGCGGCGCAGGTCCACGTACTTCTGCAGAGACCCGACGTTGCCACGAACCGTTTCGATGAGATTCAGGTACACGGTCGTGTCAATGTTGTCGGCATCCAGCGAAGCATGCAGGGAGGAATTGTAGCCGCGAGCGCGGGAATAGAACATGTTCTTCGACACGTTTCCGGTCATCAGCGCCGAGGCGGTGTTCTTGACCTTGCCGTAGGTTCCGAGCAGAGCCATGGCGGCATTGCGGCGAACGGCGGGATCGGAACTCTCATACAACGACCGCATGCGCGCTTCCGAGATTTCGACGTCGTTTCCCTCGGCGTCCTTGATGGTCGGGAATTCGAGATCGGCTTCGCGGAGCGCGACGTTGGCGCTGCCGGGCGTGCGGGCCAGATTGCCGGCCAGGGCCAGCAGGCGTTCTTCGGCCGGACTCAGAGTATGCTGGCGCGTGCGCAGTTCATCGTCAATGTACTGCCGGTAGAGTTTCAAGTCGGGCGCGTCCTGATACCACTTCTCGAACGTGGCATCGGGAACGGAAACCAATTCCGGCGAGAACCACGACGTGGCTTCGGAGAATTGCGTGGACAGCGAGGAGACGCGCTCCTGCATGGCGGTGTACTTGTCCACGCGGGTATCCTGATCGTAGGCCATATGCGCGTAGACGAAAACGTTTTCCAGCTTCTTATCGGTCTCTTCCGATGCTCGGAAATAGGCCAGAAGTTGCTCGGGGGATTGACCGATCTTGCCTTCGTATTCGCGCAGCGCGGGGAGCATGGCCTCGACCGCCGCGACGTCGGCCTCCCAAGCGGCTTCCGAGGGATACATGGCGGTGAGATCCCATTGGTACTTGCCGTCAATCTCGCCGCGTTCTTTGACCTGTCCTGTTTGCGCTACGGCGGACGCGGCAATCAGAAACACGCCGATCAGCAGGAAGATGACACTACGTTGAAAAGCAGGCTGCATAGCTGTCTCCTGAGAAGAGGGGGAAATATTTTTTGACCAAACGAACTTCGTTAGGTGATGAAAACGCTGAAAGGCTGAAACGCTGAAAGGCTGAAAAAATGGGAAAGGCTTGGCAAATATGAAGAACGGCTGAAAGCGGAAAGCTGAGAAACAAGAGTGGTAGCAAATTAAGATAGTCGGTTACAGCGGAAAGTCAAGGGAAATTGAGAATATGTTCAAATGCCGGGAAAGGCAATTGTTGGGCGGGATTGGCATTGGAGATAGGGGGCGGTCGTTTTAGGAGAGGAGGCCGGCAAACTGCCGTTTGCATCTACATGGGCAGGTCAGAGACCTGCGGCTACGAGAGTCAAAAATTGGCGGGCACGGCATGCCGTGCCCCTACATGGAATATGCGATCGTTGTTATTTCAGCAGCACCATCTTTCGCGTTTGGATGAAGTCATCCGTTTGAAGGCGATAGAGATAAACGCCTGAGGCCAAGCCCGAGCCGTCGAAAGAGATTGTGTGAGTGCCAGCGGGTTGAACTTCGTCCGCGAGAGTTGCGATTTCTTCGCCGAGGAGATTGAAGACGGTCAACGCCACGTGGCTGGATTTCGGGAGAGTGTAGGTGATCTGCGTGGACGGATTGAAGGGATTGGGGAAGTTGGAAAGGATGAAGGATGAGGGATGAAGGATGAAGCGTTCATCGGCTTCCATGGGGTCGGGGCCGGTCTTCACGAGATAGAAATCACCCTCGTCTGTATCAAGAGAAAAGGTGCTTCCCGCAAAGATATAGCCAGCATCGGCAGTCTGCTGAACGGAATTGCCGTAATCCCAGTTGTTCCCCCCGTAAGTGCGCGTCCAGAGGGTATCCCCTCGACTATTGGTCTTCACCACATAGAAGTCGGAGAAGCCTGCACCGAAAGAATCGGTCCATCCAGCCACGACATAGCCACCGTCAGTGGCCTGCTGAACGGAACAAGCCTCATCCCGGCCGGTTCCCCCATACGAATGCGTCCACAGTGTGTCGCCAAAGCTATTTGTTCTCACCAGATAGAAATCAGCCCAGCCCGCACCGAAAGATTGGGTGTATCCCGCTACAATATAGCCTCCGTCGGTGGTCTGCTGAACGGAATTGGCGCAATCCCAGCTACTCCCTCCAAAGGTGCGCGTCCATAGCGTGTCGCCGAGGCTATCGGTCTTCACCAGATAGAAATCACCTCCGCCCGCACCGAAAGACTCAGTGCTTCCCGCTATGATGTAACCGCCATCGGCCGTCTGATGAACGGAAAGGGCGTCATCCCAGTCGCTTCCGCCATAGGTGCGCGTCCACATTGTATCCCCTTGGCTATTCGTCTTCACCAGATAGAAATCATGGCTGCCCGCACCGAAAGAAGCTGCCCCTCCCGCCACGATATAGCCTCGGTCGGTAGTCTGCTGAACGGACCAAGCCCTATCATCGCTGCCTCCCCCATAGGCGCGCGTCCACATTGTATCCCCTTGGCCATTCGTCTTCACCAAATAGAAATCATAGGAACTCGTAACGAAGGACAGCGTGAATCCTGCCAGGACATAGCCGTCATCGGTGGTTTGCTGAACGGAAAAGGCCACATTGGTGATACCCGCGCCATATGTACG
The sequence above is a segment of the bacterium genome. Coding sequences within it:
- a CDS encoding BamA/TamA family outer membrane protein, coding for MRSLIALLLLLSAATLRAAEPIVVTAIETTGNVRTHEWVLERELFFDVGDTISATGLTQAEKRLRNYLFLNSARVHSDTLGRVSVDVNEAWPIFPLLSVAFTEGTFSEVVKDPATFFDKTSVFAGAGHLNYRGTGSQFLAYGQFGASEGFAFVYKTRWLAPHLPLAVRAGLENLRLLDRQWAVKDTTTYLRSILYELDVSRRAGASFRPGFLTAYQRVDKELPSPGERATAQTVWLTPYVVLDHRDLEWYPSRGSYARLTVNAVTGDERFMRSQYDLRGYLPLQSGKRPPVLALRFHAATATSSTPGWAGYYTGFATVLRGYTGVKSLSKDYLKGDAELRFPLTRESTYDVRFLGRYGQHWPFGIYGMLFVQRVELQYEGTRDERAAAGGGLYFRVPYVQIIEATAAVNRDGKFEVALATGVNF
- a CDS encoding quinone-dependent dihydroorotate dehydrogenase is translated as MYSTLRKILFLRDPESAHESALRSLTLLQSCPTGRAILRRTAGNVPDAPCELMGLRFRHRIGLAAGFDKDARCVLALQELGFAFVEVGTVTPRPQPGNPRPRLWRFPEAEALVNAMGFPGEGMERVGVRLRRLRESGKLRIPIGINLGKNADTPPEEITSDYLKVFRHLDELGDYFVVNVSSPNTAGLRDLQAVERLRPLLEALTEMNAWRLKKPLLVKIAPDLADDDAAAVGRLVRDLKLAGIVAGNTTIRRDLVSRAASLDRGGLSGAPQFPRTLQVLAILRGQLTDRQVLIAAGGISAAERVQQCLRLGANLVQVYTPFIYLGPRCVSKLLA
- the pepF gene encoding oligoendopeptidase F, yielding MQTLLGRRLFIVAAMMLLAAMLFGSGTVAIAQTGAVKERSEISDNYKWDLTAMYKSDADWEAAADRLDSSIPKLKNFEGKISASPGELLAFFRDYEKVLQDLENAFVYASMAYDQDTRNQKYAGYQERMQVLLAQFGEAVSWFTPELVSIPDAKFAEWYRQTPELKVYTHYIDDALRTRKYTLSPAEERILAMSANVSRSPYSAHTSLCNTDLQFPTIKDENGNDVELSEGRMSSLLMSSNKDVRRSAALGMLETYGKFKNTSAALMSGNMAGDVFYSRARGYNSSLHASLDGDNVDTTVYLNLIATVKRHARVLQRYCDLRRRALGLDTLHLYDMSAVIIPDLDTKVPYDEAVATITKSLTAMGKEYVDPMTAGFKGGWVDVYENKGKQAGAYSTGSYLSHPYMLLNYNDTMDDMFTTTHEIGHCMHTWLSHKHQPYIYADYPLFSAEVASTFNEGMLMDHLLKKEKDPQKKLALVNQYIDNIRGTVIVQTMFADFELKMHRAVEAGEPLTAERLGQMYIETVHDYYGDAVAYDEAYEYTWSRIPHFYRNYYVYKYATAMCASQALLQKVQKGEKGATAKFIGFLSSGSSDYPIALLQKAGVDLTSPAPVEATMQKFSELVGEFEVLLAKTGKI
- a CDS encoding T9SS type A sorting domain-containing protein encodes the protein MWNVPIPSVPYGQRPDVALAPDGAVWASIRNSDLSGGGTDAVFLRFNEDGTQQDYYPFPRLPHERWEAYDFVIDSRHNFHCLMYCDTVQLAYCKLDSSLQQVAWRVLRREPSDIRATLATDSIGNCLVTWSQNAGAAIYWAYLDTFGAWLVPPSTLRSGVQLGDTPSLLPYPGGRWAMVWGVILVGEESRGDLFLYTYGFPPSRVFDDDRGKPAETALSYPNPFNSTTTFFFALPRTSPVRLSVFNTLGQRVRQVNLGWLDVGEHRYVFEASGLPSGVYLARIEAAGKAEMRKMVLLR
- the pepF gene encoding oligoendopeptidase F → MQPAFQRSVIFLLIGVFLIAASAVAQTGQVKERGEIDGKYQWDLTAMYPSEAAWEADVAAVEAMLPALREYEGKIGQSPEQLLAYFRASEETDKKLENVFVYAHMAYDQDTRVDKYTAMQERVSSLSTQFSEATSWFSPELVSVPDATFEKWYQDAPDLKLYRQYIDDELRTRQHTLSPAEERLLALAGNLARTPGSANVALREADLEFPTIKDAEGNDVEISEARMRSLYESSDPAVRRNAAMALLGTYGKVKNTASALMTGNVSKNMFYSRARGYNSSLHASLDADNIDTTVYLNLIETVRGNVGSLQKYVDLRRRAMKLDTIHSYDMYVPLIPETRMEVPYDKAVATLIEAMTPLGKDYVTAMDNGFHSGWVDVYENAGKRSGAYSWGTYLSHPYLFLNYTDMMDDMFMVAHEMGHAMHTWHSNKYQPYVYAGYTLFVAEVASTFNEALLMDHLLKKEKDPAKRLYLINQYIDNIRGTVITQVMFADFEHRMNRAAEAGEPLTAENLSTLYLETLRDYYGNSMAIEDEYGYTWIRIPHFYRNFYVYKYATSFCASQALSQKVLKKEKGAREKFVNFLSSGSSKYPIDLLKDAGVDLTKPAPVEATMKKFAELVNEMEKLLKQTGRI
- a CDS encoding T9SS type A sorting domain-containing protein, with the protein product MKTITALILTLSFFLTTHAQPNPDTLWTRTYGGDRDEGAYSVQQTTDGGYIIAGVTTSFNNSDGEFYLVKTNGSGDTLWTRTYGAGITNVAFSVQQTTDDGYVLAGFTLSFVTSSYDFYLVKTNGQGDTMWTRAYGGGSDDRAWSVQQTTDRGYIVAGGAASFGAGSHDFYLVKTNSQGDTMWTRTYGGSDWDDALSVHQTADGGYIIAGSTESFGAGGGDFYLVKTDSLGDTLWTRTFGGSSWDCANSVQQTTDGGYIVAGYTQSFGAGWADFYLVRTNSFGDTLWTHSYGGTGRDEACSVQQATDGGYVVAGWTDSFGAGFSDFYVVKTNSRGDTLWTRTYGGNNWDYGNSVQQTADAGYIFAGSTFSLDTDEGDFYLVKTGPDPMEADERFILHPSSFILSNFPNPFNPSTQITYTLPKSSHVALTVFNLLGEEIATLADEVQPAGTHTISFDGSGLASGVYLYRLQTDDFIQTRKMVLLK